One genomic window of Halomicrobium sp. LC1Hm includes the following:
- a CDS encoding NAD(P)/FAD-dependent oxidoreductase yields MTEHVVIVGGGTGGSVLANDLADRLEPELDAGDVRITLINDDADHVYKPVWLYVPFGQREPDDGRRPLEDLVDDRVDIRIDRVTEIDTDAERLESMEGDDTIEYDHLVLATGSTLVPEEIPGLADGGHDYYSESGAVDLRDELLSLTEGRLVLSVVGTPHMCPAAPLEFVFMADDWLRERGLREDVEITYTYPIQRVHGNPHIAEWARPIMEERDIDVETFFNAESVDPEAETITSMEGTELDYDLLVTIPPHAGVDLIEEAGLGDDGWVDVDKHTLEAEAAENVYALGDTADTGVPNAGSVAHYQAGVVGQRLASEIRGRPATATYDGKTLCFIETGMDAASFVEFDYETPPAPAPPSEKLHWSKLAYNEAYWLTARGLL; encoded by the coding sequence ATGACCGAGCACGTCGTCATCGTCGGCGGCGGGACCGGTGGGTCCGTCCTCGCGAACGATCTCGCCGACCGCCTCGAACCCGAACTCGACGCTGGAGACGTGCGGATCACACTGATCAACGACGACGCCGACCACGTCTACAAGCCGGTCTGGCTGTACGTCCCATTCGGCCAGCGCGAGCCCGACGACGGCCGGCGGCCGCTCGAAGACCTCGTCGACGACCGGGTCGACATCCGGATCGATCGCGTGACCGAGATCGACACCGACGCCGAGCGCCTGGAGAGCATGGAAGGCGACGACACCATCGAGTACGACCACCTCGTCCTCGCGACGGGATCGACGCTCGTACCGGAGGAGATTCCGGGGCTCGCCGACGGCGGCCACGACTACTACAGCGAGTCCGGCGCGGTCGATCTGCGCGACGAACTGCTGTCGCTGACCGAGGGCAGGCTCGTGTTGAGCGTCGTCGGGACGCCCCACATGTGCCCGGCGGCACCGCTGGAGTTCGTCTTCATGGCCGACGACTGGCTCCGCGAGCGGGGCCTCCGCGAGGATGTCGAGATCACGTACACGTATCCGATCCAGCGCGTCCACGGCAATCCCCACATCGCCGAGTGGGCCCGTCCGATCATGGAAGAACGGGACATCGACGTCGAGACGTTCTTCAACGCCGAGTCGGTCGACCCGGAGGCGGAGACGATCACGTCCATGGAGGGGACCGAACTCGACTACGACCTCCTCGTGACGATCCCGCCCCACGCCGGCGTCGACCTCATCGAGGAGGCGGGGCTGGGCGACGACGGCTGGGTCGACGTGGACAAGCACACGCTGGAAGCCGAGGCCGCCGAGAACGTCTACGCGCTCGGCGACACCGCCGACACCGGCGTCCCGAACGCGGGCAGCGTCGCCCACTACCAGGCCGGCGTCGTCGGCCAGCGCCTCGCAAGCGAGATCCGCGGTCGGCCGGCGACGGCGACCTACGACGGCAAGACGCTGTGTTTCATCGAAACGGGGATGGACGCGGCGTCGTTCGTCGAGTTCGACTACGAGACGCCGCCCGCGCCCGCACCGCCGTCGGAGAAGCTCCACTGGTCGAAGCTAGCGTACAACGAGGCGTACTGGCTCACCGCACGGGGGTTGCTCTGA
- a CDS encoding DUF1641 domain-containing protein yields the protein MSGERATEQPDLEAAIEENPEAVAEFVARLDAVNELLDVLSLGESALDDEMVRELSSTGSTLVESADGLATDETVALAETVGDNGDELQDALETLLALQESGTLDELAELAEVGSLATAALDDEMVKSLAATGTGLGEVAQTAADNDTRDGIETLLESVGSAEREPAERVGLLGLLRGLRDPDVQYGLGYLLALAGAIGREHATGESR from the coding sequence ATGTCCGGGGAGCGCGCCACTGAGCAACCCGACCTCGAAGCAGCGATCGAGGAAAATCCAGAGGCAGTCGCCGAGTTCGTGGCACGTCTCGACGCCGTCAACGAACTGCTCGACGTGCTCTCGCTCGGTGAGAGCGCCCTCGACGACGAGATGGTACGGGAGCTCTCGTCGACGGGATCGACGCTCGTCGAGTCCGCAGACGGGCTCGCGACCGACGAGACCGTCGCGCTGGCCGAGACCGTCGGCGACAACGGCGACGAGCTACAGGACGCGCTCGAAACCCTGCTCGCGCTGCAAGAGAGCGGAACGCTCGACGAACTGGCGGAACTGGCGGAGGTCGGATCACTGGCGACCGCGGCGCTCGACGACGAGATGGTCAAATCGCTGGCCGCCACCGGCACCGGGCTCGGCGAGGTCGCACAGACGGCCGCGGACAACGATACTCGTGACGGAATCGAGACGCTACTGGAGAGTGTCGGTAGCGCGGAACGAGAACCGGCTGAACGCGTCGGTCTCCTCGGATTGCTTCGCGGGCTGCGCGATCCGGATGTCCAGTACGGACTGGGCTACCTGTTGGCGCTTGCAGGCGCGATCGGTCGCGAACACGCCACCGGAGAGTCACGCTAG
- the proC gene encoding pyrroline-5-carboxylate reductase → MTHVSVIGCGNMGGAFVKGLAQTGAYEVTAIDLDPEALASVADDADETTDDIDAAREAAIVVLAVKPKAVSAVLADLDLRPDQSLLTIAAGVPRSFVAEETDATVVRIMPNLAAETGDMAAAATRAGIDDDVRELLDAVGEFVEIDEELMDVSTAVNGSGPAFAFYLIDAMKEAGIDGGLDPEQAETLAAQTFKGAAETVLRDDRSVSELIDAVCSPNGTTIEGMEVLWDSDADTAVVEAVEAAEQRSRELAEAFDDE, encoded by the coding sequence ATGACACACGTGAGCGTTATCGGCTGTGGCAACATGGGTGGGGCCTTCGTGAAGGGGCTCGCCCAGACCGGAGCCTACGAAGTGACAGCGATCGACCTCGATCCCGAGGCGCTGGCGTCAGTCGCCGACGACGCCGACGAGACGACCGACGACATCGACGCGGCCAGAGAGGCAGCGATCGTCGTGTTGGCAGTCAAACCGAAGGCAGTCTCGGCAGTCCTCGCTGATCTCGATCTCCGACCGGACCAGTCGCTTCTCACCATCGCGGCGGGCGTCCCGCGGTCGTTCGTCGCCGAGGAGACCGACGCGACGGTCGTCCGGATCATGCCGAACCTGGCGGCCGAGACCGGCGACATGGCCGCGGCGGCCACCCGAGCGGGGATCGACGACGACGTGCGGGAACTGCTGGACGCGGTCGGCGAGTTCGTCGAGATCGACGAAGAACTGATGGACGTGTCGACGGCAGTCAACGGCAGCGGCCCGGCCTTCGCCTTCTACCTCATCGACGCGATGAAGGAGGCCGGCATCGACGGCGGCCTCGACCCCGAGCAGGCCGAGACGCTGGCGGCCCAGACGTTCAAGGGCGCAGCCGAGACGGTCCTCCGAGACGACCGGAGCGTCTCCGAGCTCATCGACGCCGTCTGCTCGCCCAACGGGACGACCATCGAGGGGATGGAGGTCCTGTGGGACAGCGACGCCGACACGGCCGTCGTCGAGGCCGTCGAAGCCGCCGAGCAGCGGTCCCGAGAACTCGCCGAGGCGTTCGACGATGAGTGA
- the proB gene encoding glutamate 5-kinase, with the protein MSEQSAIATVDEATVERAREQAADAQRVIVKAGTNSLTDDDSQLDRVKLDKLVSDIMDLRKRGKDVLLVSSGAVGAGKGLIDEETETVEESQALSTVGQSHLMRHYTQSFDRYDQTVAQILLTEHDLSNPERFTNVRNTIETLFDWGIVPIINENDAIATEEIQIGDNDMLSASVAIGVNVDLLVTLTDVGGVYTGNPKDDDDAELIEAVGTNYDAVQSLVDDSTTAEFGGIQTKVEGARDVSEHGTPAIIAGSADRDVLERIATAKSVGTLFVPINGATDD; encoded by the coding sequence ATGAGTGAGCAGTCGGCGATCGCGACCGTCGACGAGGCGACCGTCGAGCGGGCCCGCGAGCAGGCCGCCGACGCCCAGCGCGTGATCGTCAAGGCGGGGACGAACTCGCTGACCGACGACGACTCCCAGCTCGATCGCGTGAAGCTCGACAAGCTGGTCAGCGACATCATGGACCTCCGGAAGCGGGGGAAAGACGTGCTGCTGGTCTCGTCGGGCGCGGTCGGTGCGGGCAAGGGGCTGATCGACGAGGAGACCGAGACCGTCGAGGAGAGCCAGGCCCTCTCGACGGTCGGACAGAGCCACCTGATGCGCCACTACACCCAGAGCTTCGACCGCTACGACCAGACGGTCGCACAGATCCTGCTGACCGAGCACGATCTGTCCAACCCCGAACGGTTCACGAACGTCCGCAACACCATCGAGACCCTGTTCGACTGGGGGATCGTGCCGATCATCAACGAGAACGACGCGATCGCGACCGAGGAGATCCAGATCGGCGACAACGACATGCTCTCGGCGTCGGTGGCCATCGGCGTCAACGTCGACCTGCTGGTGACCCTGACCGACGTCGGCGGCGTCTACACGGGCAACCCGAAAGACGACGACGACGCGGAGCTGATCGAGGCCGTCGGCACGAACTACGACGCCGTCCAGTCGCTCGTCGACGACAGCACCACCGCCGAGTTCGGCGGCATCCAGACGAAAGTCGAGGGCGCGCGCGACGTGAGCGAACACGGCACACCGGCGATCATCGCCGGCTCGGCGGACCGCGACGTGCTGGAACGGATCGCTACTGCCAAATCGGTGGGCACGCTATTCGTCCCGATAAACGGAGCCACAGATGACTGA
- a CDS encoding sulfurtransferase TusA family protein has protein sequence MTDMEPDETVDARGAACPGPLMDLIGAIRSADSGEVVRLLSDNEQSLSDVPEWAEEAGNELRAVEELDDHHEFYVEKA, from the coding sequence ATGACCGACATGGAACCCGACGAAACCGTCGACGCCAGGGGCGCAGCCTGCCCCGGCCCACTGATGGACCTCATCGGAGCCATTCGGAGCGCCGACTCCGGCGAGGTGGTCCGCCTGCTGAGCGACAACGAGCAGTCACTGTCCGACGTTCCCGAGTGGGCCGAGGAAGCCGGCAACGAACTGCGCGCCGTCGAAGAACTGGACGACCACCACGAGTTCTACGTGGAGAAAGCATGA
- a CDS encoding helix-turn-helix domain-containing protein, whose protein sequence is MPDSMSEQLQRDMECEGLLECFHGLKQLDREVFQSLVDTEDALTVDEIADAVDRERSTAYRAVQRLLQSGFIQKEQVNYDQGGYYHVYRPTDPANIADDMQRLLNDWYAKMGQLIQEFETKYEDRDATAPSVEG, encoded by the coding sequence ATGCCAGATTCGATGTCTGAACAGCTTCAGCGGGACATGGAGTGTGAGGGGCTTCTGGAGTGTTTCCACGGACTCAAACAGCTCGATCGAGAGGTCTTCCAGTCGCTCGTCGACACCGAGGACGCGCTCACCGTCGACGAGATCGCAGACGCCGTCGACCGTGAACGCTCGACCGCGTACCGGGCCGTACAGCGGCTCCTCCAGTCCGGATTCATCCAGAAAGAACAGGTCAACTACGACCAAGGAGGCTACTACCACGTCTACAGACCGACCGACCCCGCGAACATCGCGGACGACATGCAGCGGCTCCTCAACGACTGGTACGCGAAGATGGGCCAGCTCATCCAGGAGTTCGAGACGAAGTACGAAGATCGCGACGCGACAGCGCCGTCGGTCGAGGGCTGA
- a CDS encoding aminotransferase class V-fold PLP-dependent enzyme — translation MNPRELRADTPALHEDIYLNFGAHGPSPRYVVEAADEFVRRHEYETSARNDPYDVAFDAYDRTRERVADFVGAAPPEIALTESTTAGINAVANAIDWQPGDVVVRTDLEHPAGTLPWQRLEREGVEVRVVETEDGRVDRDAFAAAVDGARLACFSAVTWTHGTRLPVADLVEITHEAGAFALVDAVQVPGQLPMNVAQWGADAVAAAGHKWLLGLWGGGFLYVDRASAESLRPATVGYRSVETPTADPYEFVPGAGRFEVGSSNPAPHVALAEAIDVIEEVGVGRIESQIQELAGQLTDGVPNERLHSPAEPESGLVTIDVDDPEATVDRLASRGIVVRALPTPNAVRASVHAVNTRSEIDSLLDALEPEWT, via the coding sequence ATGAATCCCAGAGAACTTCGCGCCGACACGCCCGCCCTGCACGAGGACATCTACCTGAACTTCGGCGCTCACGGGCCGAGTCCGCGGTACGTCGTCGAAGCGGCCGACGAGTTCGTCCGGAGACACGAGTACGAGACGAGCGCTCGAAACGATCCGTACGACGTGGCGTTCGACGCCTACGACCGGACCCGAGAGCGGGTCGCCGACTTCGTCGGTGCAGCGCCCCCCGAGATCGCGCTCACGGAGAGTACGACTGCCGGCATCAACGCCGTCGCGAACGCGATCGACTGGCAGCCCGGTGACGTGGTCGTTCGGACCGATCTCGAACATCCGGCCGGGACGCTCCCGTGGCAACGCCTGGAACGGGAAGGCGTCGAGGTTCGCGTCGTCGAGACCGAGGACGGACGGGTCGACCGCGACGCCTTCGCCGCGGCCGTCGACGGCGCGCGACTCGCGTGTTTCAGTGCCGTGACGTGGACGCACGGCACTCGCCTGCCCGTCGCGGACCTCGTCGAGATCACCCACGAGGCCGGCGCGTTCGCGCTCGTCGACGCCGTACAGGTGCCGGGTCAGCTCCCGATGAACGTCGCCCAGTGGGGCGCAGACGCCGTCGCGGCGGCCGGTCACAAGTGGCTGCTTGGGCTGTGGGGCGGTGGTTTCCTCTACGTCGACCGGGCGTCGGCAGAATCGCTCAGGCCCGCGACAGTCGGCTACCGAAGCGTCGAGACACCGACGGCAGATCCATACGAGTTCGTACCCGGCGCGGGGCGATTCGAGGTCGGCTCGTCGAACCCCGCGCCACACGTCGCGCTGGCCGAGGCGATCGACGTGATCGAGGAGGTGGGCGTCGGCCGCATCGAGAGCCAGATTCAGGAGTTGGCCGGGCAGTTGACCGACGGTGTCCCGAACGAACGACTCCACAGTCCGGCGGAACCGGAGTCGGGACTCGTCACGATCGACGTCGACGACCCCGAGGCGACGGTCGATCGCCTCGCCTCGCGAGGGATCGTCGTTCGCGCTCTGCCGACACCGAACGCAGTCCGCGCGTCGGTCCACGCGGTCAACACCCGCAGCGAGATCGACAGCCTGCTCGACGCGCTCGAACCGGAGTGGACCTGA
- the trxA gene encoding thioredoxin has protein sequence MTTDIETDASAPTEPVHVDGQSELNDAVADYDVVLADFYADWCGPCQMLEPVVEALAAETDAAVAKVDVDENQQLATAYGVRGVPTLVLFADGEQVEEIVGVQGEDELRSLVEQYTA, from the coding sequence ATGACAACCGATATCGAAACGGATGCCAGCGCGCCGACGGAGCCAGTACACGTCGACGGACAGTCCGAGCTGAACGACGCAGTCGCAGACTACGACGTCGTCCTGGCGGACTTCTACGCCGACTGGTGTGGCCCCTGCCAGATGCTCGAACCGGTCGTCGAGGCCCTCGCGGCCGAGACGGACGCCGCCGTGGCGAAAGTCGACGTCGACGAGAACCAGCAGCTCGCGACGGCCTACGGCGTCCGCGGCGTGCCCACGCTCGTCCTCTTTGCCGACGGCGAGCAGGTCGAAGAGATCGTCGGCGTCCAGGGCGAAGACGAGCTACGGTCGCTCGTCGAACAGTACACCGCGTGA
- a CDS encoding co-chaperone YbbN yields MSTQTAETDSVVSLGDDDIATVLGDSSVALAEFYTEWCGTCKRMKPVLEALANDTDATILTIDIESNLETAIEFGAQSTPTFVLFADGQPVKQLRGGQSEQSLRDLIARYSD; encoded by the coding sequence ATGTCGACACAGACAGCGGAGACGGACAGCGTGGTTTCACTCGGTGATGACGACATCGCCACGGTCCTCGGAGACAGTAGCGTCGCGCTCGCGGAATTCTACACGGAGTGGTGTGGCACCTGCAAGCGAATGAAGCCGGTTCTGGAAGCACTCGCGAACGACACTGATGCGACGATCCTGACGATCGACATCGAATCGAACCTCGAAACCGCGATCGAGTTCGGTGCCCAGAGCACACCCACGTTCGTCCTGTTCGCCGACGGGCAGCCGGTGAAACAGCTTCGTGGCGGCCAGAGCGAACAGTCACTTCGCGACCTGATCGCCCGGTATAGCGACTGA